In Crinalium epipsammum PCC 9333, the following are encoded in one genomic region:
- a CDS encoding dolichyl-phosphate-mannose--protein mannosyltransferase produces MFQQLNKQSIPWFTIAIIGIFIFSVSLRFWGLGRFNTLVFDEVYYAKFANNYLTRTPFFNAHPPLSQYIIAIGIWLGSHFPFGNDTVNGLTGSLRSPISYRWINALTGSFIPLVVAGIAYQLTHRRSYALIAALFTAADGLFLVESRYALNNIYLVILGLLGQWYFLLAVSNKGYKRWLWLAFAGVWFGASASIKWNGLWFMLGAYMLWGSAWLMRWARLANKGQDSAASHQDAQNATLSNKKMPWQNLTQLNLLHIIVNLGIIPVLIYSLIWIPHLKLNPTPDFWDMQNEILHYHERIGNGPKVHPYCSNWYTWPLMLRPIAYFYEKSRSATEMPPLLPPLPPGTGKVIFDVHAIGNPILWWLSTAAILILILQLAHTFLQGGGGKYPLKPSSWIGLYLIINYAANLLPWVRVTRCTFIYHYMGSSVFATLALAWIIDQWLQSPKPILKKTGITVIFLVLLAFVFWMPIYLGLPLDQQAYQIRMWLQSWI; encoded by the coding sequence ATGTTTCAACAGCTAAATAAGCAATCAATTCCCTGGTTCACCATTGCCATTATTGGTATTTTTATCTTTTCAGTTAGCTTACGCTTTTGGGGCTTAGGTCGCTTTAACACCCTAGTATTTGATGAAGTTTACTACGCTAAATTTGCCAACAACTACTTAACACGAACACCCTTTTTCAACGCCCATCCGCCTCTGAGCCAATACATAATTGCGATCGGCATCTGGCTGGGTAGTCACTTCCCTTTTGGAAACGATACGGTCAATGGCTTAACAGGTTCCCTGCGTTCCCCTATTAGTTACCGTTGGATCAATGCTCTGACAGGTTCATTTATACCTTTAGTAGTTGCTGGGATTGCCTATCAATTAACTCACCGACGTAGCTATGCACTGATTGCCGCTTTATTTACCGCCGCCGACGGCTTATTCTTAGTGGAATCTCGTTATGCCCTAAATAACATCTACCTAGTCATTTTGGGATTATTGGGGCAGTGGTACTTCCTACTAGCAGTCAGCAATAAAGGATACAAGCGTTGGCTCTGGTTAGCTTTCGCTGGTGTTTGGTTTGGCGCATCAGCCTCTATTAAATGGAATGGCTTGTGGTTTATGCTCGGTGCTTATATGCTTTGGGGATCAGCCTGGTTAATGCGTTGGGCAAGATTAGCAAATAAAGGTCAGGATTCAGCCGCCAGCCATCAAGATGCACAAAATGCAACTTTAAGCAATAAAAAGATGCCCTGGCAAAACCTCACCCAACTCAACTTGCTACACATAATTGTAAATTTAGGAATTATCCCAGTTTTAATTTATAGCCTCATCTGGATTCCTCACTTAAAGCTGAATCCCACCCCTGATTTCTGGGATATGCAAAACGAAATTTTGCATTACCACGAACGAATTGGCAATGGCCCTAAAGTCCATCCATATTGCTCTAATTGGTATACTTGGCCCTTAATGCTGCGACCAATTGCTTACTTTTACGAAAAATCCCGCAGCGCAACTGAAATGCCGCCACTTTTACCACCTTTACCCCCAGGTACAGGCAAAGTAATTTTTGACGTTCATGCAATAGGAAACCCGATTCTGTGGTGGCTATCGACAGCAGCAATTTTAATTCTTATATTGCAGTTGGCTCACACTTTCCTGCAAGGAGGAGGTGGGAAATATCCTCTAAAACCTTCAAGTTGGATTGGACTTTATCTAATAATTAACTATGCTGCTAACTTATTACCTTGGGTGCGCGTAACACGCTGCACATTTATTTATCACTATATGGGATCTTCAGTTTTCGCTACTTTAGCCCTTGCCTGGATAATTGATCAATGGTTGCAAAGTCCTAAGCCCATCCTTAAGAAAACTGGTATTACAGTAATATTTTTAGTACTGTTGGCTTTTGTATTTTGGATGCCAATTTATTTAGGTCTTCCTCTTGATCAACAAGCTTATCAAATTAGGATGTGGTTACAATCTTGGATTTAA
- the trmB gene encoding tRNA (guanosine(46)-N7)-methyltransferase TrmB: MPKVRVRQHVNPLSQKYQAPITSPEWEKVYAELMPLHLDIGCARGNFLLKMADLQPDWNFLGVEIREPLVKEANAQRDELGLRNLHFLFCNVNNSLPGLLKSFPKETLQRVTIQFPDPWFKNRHNKRRVVQAELIETLATYLASGGEVFLQSDVEQVAVEMCDRFDSHPAFQKYGNDAWLATNPMPVPTERELYTLDRGEPVYRALFKKI, from the coding sequence TTGCCAAAGGTTCGTGTACGCCAACACGTTAATCCTCTCAGTCAAAAGTATCAAGCACCCATTACTTCTCCAGAGTGGGAGAAAGTTTATGCTGAGTTAATGCCCCTACATTTGGATATTGGTTGTGCTAGAGGAAATTTTCTCTTGAAAATGGCTGATTTACAACCAGATTGGAATTTTTTGGGGGTAGAAATTCGAGAGCCATTGGTAAAGGAGGCAAATGCCCAACGTGATGAATTAGGTTTAAGGAATTTGCATTTTCTGTTTTGTAATGTCAATAACTCATTACCTGGGTTACTAAAATCCTTCCCAAAGGAAACTTTGCAGCGTGTAACTATTCAGTTTCCTGATCCTTGGTTTAAGAATCGACATAATAAAAGACGAGTAGTGCAAGCAGAACTGATAGAGACTTTGGCAACTTATCTGGCTTCTGGAGGCGAAGTGTTTCTACAGTCAGATGTTGAGCAAGTTGCGGTGGAAATGTGCGATCGCTTTGATTCTCATCCAGCTTTTCAAAAATATGGTAACGATGCGTGGTTAGCAACTAACCCTATGCCAGTTCCTACCGAAAGGGAATTATACACCCTTGATCGTGGGGAACCTGTTTATCGTGCTTTGTTTAAAAAAATTTGA
- the bchB gene encoding ferredoxin:protochlorophyllide reductase (ATP-dependent) subunit B: MKLAYWMYAGPAHIGTLRVATSFKNVHAIMHAPIGDDYFNVMRSMLERERDFTPVTTSVVDRHVLARGSQEKVVDNITRKDSEEHPDLIVLTPTCTSSILQEDLQNFVERASIEAQADVLLADVNHYRVNELQASDRTLEQIVHYYIDKARKQGNLAESKTEQPSVNIIGISTLGFHNQHDCTELKRLMADLGITVNTVIPEGASVHELKNLPKAWFNLVPYREIGLMAARYLEQEFGTPYIDITPMGVVETARCIRRIQEVINAQGGEVDYEDFINEQTLHVSQAAWFSRSIDCQNLTGKKAVVFGDSTHAAAMTKILAREMGIHVVWAGTYCKYDAEWFKEQVSEYCDELLITDDHTQIADAIARVEPSAIFGTQMERHVGKRLNIPCGVIAAPIHIQNFPIGYKPFLGYEGTNQLVDLIYNSFTLGMEDHLLEIFGGHDTKEVITKGISAGSDLGWNKEAQAELNKVPGFVRGKVKRNTEKFARERGLNEITLEVMYAAKEAVGA; the protein is encoded by the coding sequence ATGAAATTAGCTTATTGGATGTACGCAGGTCCCGCTCACATTGGTACTCTGCGCGTCGCCACTTCCTTCAAAAATGTCCATGCAATCATGCACGCACCAATCGGCGATGACTACTTCAACGTCATGCGATCGATGCTAGAGAGGGAACGCGATTTTACCCCAGTAACAACCAGTGTCGTAGATCGGCACGTTCTCGCTCGCGGTTCTCAAGAAAAAGTTGTAGACAACATCACTCGCAAAGATAGTGAAGAACACCCCGACTTAATTGTGCTGACTCCCACTTGCACCTCCAGCATTCTTCAAGAAGACCTACAAAACTTTGTTGAAAGGGCATCTATTGAAGCACAAGCAGATGTGCTTTTAGCTGATGTCAATCACTACCGCGTCAATGAACTCCAAGCATCTGACCGAACTTTAGAGCAAATCGTCCATTACTACATTGACAAAGCTCGTAAACAAGGCAACCTAGCAGAAAGTAAAACTGAACAGCCTTCCGTTAACATCATCGGTATTTCTACCTTGGGTTTCCACAATCAGCACGACTGCACCGAATTGAAGCGGTTGATGGCTGACTTAGGAATTACCGTTAATACAGTGATTCCAGAAGGTGCTTCCGTTCACGAACTTAAAAACCTGCCGAAAGCATGGTTTAACCTAGTACCTTATAGGGAAATAGGCTTAATGGCTGCTCGTTACTTAGAGCAAGAGTTTGGAACACCTTACATTGATATCACACCAATGGGTGTGGTAGAAACAGCCCGTTGTATCCGCAGGATTCAGGAAGTTATTAATGCTCAAGGCGGTGAAGTAGACTATGAAGACTTCATCAACGAGCAAACCTTGCACGTATCTCAAGCTGCATGGTTCTCCCGTTCGATTGACTGTCAAAACTTGACTGGTAAAAAAGCAGTCGTCTTTGGTGATAGCACCCATGCTGCTGCTATGACAAAAATTTTGGCGCGTGAAATGGGTATTCACGTTGTTTGGGCTGGAACTTACTGCAAATATGATGCGGAGTGGTTCAAAGAGCAGGTGAGTGAATACTGTGATGAACTACTGATCACAGATGATCATACTCAGATTGCAGATGCGATCGCCCGTGTGGAACCATCTGCAATTTTCGGTACCCAAATGGAACGTCACGTAGGTAAGCGGTTAAATATTCCCTGTGGCGTAATTGCAGCCCCCATACACATCCAAAACTTTCCCATTGGTTACAAACCCTTCTTAGGTTACGAAGGTACAAACCAGCTTGTAGACCTAATCTACAATTCCTTCACATTGGGAATGGAAGACCACCTGTTAGAAATATTTGGCGGTCACGACACCAAAGAAGTTATTACCAAGGGCATTTCTGCTGGTTCTGACCTTGGCTGGAACAAAGAAGCCCAAGCAGAATTGAATAAAGTTCCTGGCTTTGTACGTGGAAAAGTCAAGCGCAATACCGAAAAATTTGCCCGTGAGCGCGGCTTAAATGAAATCACCTTAGAAGTAATGTATGCAGCTAAGGAAGCTGTTGGCGCTTAA
- the rph gene encoding ribonuclease PH — protein sequence MSWQRPDHRQYDQLRPISFEKEFTRFSTSSVLTRCGDTQVLCSVTIQNTIPKFLQGSGKGWLTAEYRMLPSATPQRQEREFMKLAGRTQEIQRLIGRSLRAAIDLQALGERTIIVDADVLQADAGTRTTSITGGFVALADALNKLVKQGDLERSPIIHQVAAISVGLLHGSPFLDLNYPEDVAAEVDFNVVMNEELSAIEIQGTAEDGTFTRTQLNQIMDLSEKGIKELLELQRQALDS from the coding sequence ATGTCTTGGCAGCGTCCCGATCACCGACAATACGACCAACTACGACCGATTAGTTTTGAAAAAGAATTCACCCGCTTTTCTACCAGTTCAGTCTTAACTCGCTGCGGCGATACCCAAGTTCTGTGTAGTGTAACAATTCAAAATACTATTCCCAAGTTTTTACAAGGCAGTGGCAAAGGTTGGCTTACTGCCGAGTATCGGATGTTACCTAGTGCCACTCCTCAACGCCAAGAACGGGAGTTTATGAAATTAGCAGGGCGCACCCAGGAAATTCAGAGATTAATTGGACGGAGTTTGCGGGCAGCAATAGATTTACAGGCACTAGGAGAACGTACAATTATTGTGGATGCAGATGTTCTTCAGGCAGATGCCGGAACCCGTACAACATCTATTACTGGCGGTTTTGTTGCCTTAGCAGATGCACTAAACAAACTTGTCAAGCAGGGAGATTTAGAGCGATCGCCCATCATTCACCAAGTTGCAGCTATTTCTGTAGGATTATTGCACGGATCACCTTTTTTAGACCTCAACTACCCCGAAGATGTCGCCGCCGAAGTTGATTTTAACGTTGTGATGAACGAAGAATTGAGTGCGATCGAAATTCAGGGAACCGCCGAAGACGGAACTTTTACCCGCACACAATTAAATCAAATTATGGATTTATCCGAAAAGGGTATTAAAGAATTGCTGGAATTGCAGCGTCAAGCCTTGGACAGTTGA
- a CDS encoding adenylate kinase yields the protein MRLVILGGAGAGKGTQAQLLCSKLSIPWISTGNMLLSAIASQTPLGLQAKPYVDQGELVPDELMIEFMRQRLLQPDAQNGWFLDGYPRTAFQAEELNFLLDNLGQKLNKAIWLDVPESVMLTRSAQRGRLDDQPEIIQRRIALFNERTLPILEYYQPRQKLLQINGNQPPEQVHQDIWQKLFSST from the coding sequence GTGAGACTGGTAATTTTGGGAGGTGCAGGAGCAGGAAAGGGAACACAAGCTCAACTGCTGTGTAGCAAATTGAGTATTCCTTGGATTTCTACAGGTAATATGTTGCTGAGTGCGATCGCATCCCAAACTCCATTAGGTTTGCAAGCAAAACCCTATGTCGATCAAGGCGAACTCGTTCCTGACGAACTCATGATCGAATTTATGCGCCAGCGACTTCTACAGCCTGACGCTCAAAACGGTTGGTTTCTTGATGGTTATCCTCGTACCGCCTTCCAAGCCGAAGAGTTAAATTTCTTATTAGATAATTTAGGTCAAAAATTAAATAAGGCTATTTGGTTAGATGTTCCCGAATCAGTAATGTTGACTCGTTCAGCCCAACGTGGACGTTTAGACGACCAGCCAGAAATCATTCAGCGTCGCATAGCCTTATTTAACGAACGCACCCTGCCCATCCTAGAATACTACCAACCCCGCCAAAAACTCTTGCAAATTAACGGCAACCAACCACCCGAACAAGTCCACCAGGATATTTGGCAAAAACTTTTTTCAAGCACCTAG
- a CDS encoding STAS domain-containing protein, giving the protein MSLNGKSIIPEILKNYQAGLLTGWMKEQAAAGLRRDNFIKETELRQQSTEFLSLLTDATQSGNLTNIQTSEWNRVREILTSISNSRARQGFSPRDIALFVFSFKQPLFEQLRQELAGNSDAIADEIWLATDLLDKLGLWTTEAYQKTREEVIMRQQEELLELSTPVVKLWEGILALPLIGTLDSARTQIVMESLLQKIVETGSEFAIIDITGVPTVDTLVAQHLLKTVAAARLMGTDCIISGIRPQIAQTIVHLGVDLSDVVTKGTLADAFVMALERTGFSISRA; this is encoded by the coding sequence ATGAGCCTGAACGGCAAAAGCATCATCCCTGAAATTCTCAAAAACTATCAAGCAGGTTTGTTAACAGGGTGGATGAAGGAACAAGCTGCTGCTGGTTTGCGGCGCGATAACTTCATAAAGGAAACTGAACTGCGGCAACAGTCTACAGAATTTTTAAGCTTGCTGACGGATGCTACGCAAAGTGGTAACTTGACAAACATTCAAACATCTGAGTGGAATCGAGTGCGAGAAATACTTACTAGCATTTCTAATTCTCGCGCTCGACAGGGTTTTTCACCACGAGATATTGCGTTGTTTGTGTTTTCTTTCAAGCAGCCATTATTTGAGCAACTACGGCAAGAACTAGCTGGTAACAGTGATGCGATCGCAGATGAAATTTGGTTAGCAACTGATCTATTAGACAAACTAGGTCTTTGGACTACTGAGGCTTATCAAAAAACCCGCGAAGAAGTCATAATGCGCCAGCAGGAGGAGTTATTAGAACTCTCAACGCCAGTTGTGAAGCTTTGGGAAGGAATTCTAGCACTTCCGCTTATTGGTACGCTGGACAGCGCCAGGACTCAAATTGTGATGGAGTCTCTATTACAAAAAATAGTGGAAACTGGTTCAGAATTTGCCATTATCGACATTACGGGAGTACCAACAGTAGATACTCTAGTGGCTCAACATCTGCTCAAAACTGTTGCTGCTGCTAGACTGATGGGGACTGACTGCATTATCAGTGGCATTCGTCCACAAATTGCCCAAACTATAGTTCACTTAGGGGTAGACCTTAGTGATGTGGTTACTAAAGGTACGTTAGCTGATGCCTTTGTGATGGCGTTGGAACGTACAGGCTTTTCGATCAGTCGTGCATAA
- a CDS encoding STAS domain-containing protein: MEHIPILQMGEFLLVSIQVDMHDRLAMTLQDDLTNRIAQTNAKGVLIDISSLDIVDSFIGRILGNIAAMSRVLDAETVVVGMQPAVAITLVELGLSLPGIRTALNVERGMSLLRASRRLDSKENGYGRAKR; this comes from the coding sequence GTGGAACATATTCCAATACTCCAGATGGGGGAATTTCTGCTGGTATCTATTCAAGTAGATATGCACGATCGCCTAGCTATGACGTTACAGGATGACCTCACTAACCGGATCGCCCAAACTAATGCTAAGGGTGTGCTAATTGATATTTCCTCACTGGATATTGTGGACTCTTTTATTGGACGGATTTTGGGAAATATTGCTGCTATGTCACGGGTACTTGATGCAGAAACAGTAGTTGTGGGAATGCAACCTGCGGTTGCGATCACGTTGGTAGAGTTAGGATTATCTTTACCTGGAATTCGGACAGCGTTAAATGTCGAAAGGGGGATGAGTTTACTACGGGCATCACGAAGGCTAGATTCTAAGGAGAACGGCTATGGCCGTGCAAAAAGATGA
- a CDS encoding anti-sigma regulatory factor, giving the protein MAVQKDEVMSVGSSADIVFVRQIVRKWSIEQGFSLVDQTKIVTAASELARNMVDYGGGGKLHLEALSEGIRKALRLTFEDEGPGIPDLDLALKDGYTTGKGLGLGLSGSKRLVNEFELVSSVGGGTRITITKWK; this is encoded by the coding sequence ATGGCCGTGCAAAAAGATGAGGTGATGTCTGTTGGCTCGTCAGCCGATATTGTGTTTGTTAGGCAGATTGTACGGAAATGGTCTATTGAACAGGGTTTTAGTTTGGTAGACCAAACTAAGATAGTAACAGCCGCTAGTGAGTTGGCTCGTAATATGGTGGATTATGGTGGAGGTGGTAAGTTACATTTAGAAGCTTTAAGTGAAGGAATTCGTAAAGCTTTGCGGTTGACTTTTGAAGACGAGGGACCTGGTATTCCAGATCTTGATTTGGCACTCAAAGACGGTTACACGACTGGTAAGGGGCTAGGATTGGGGTTGAGTGGTAGCAAGCGGCTAGTAAATGAATTTGAACTGGTTTCTAGTGTGGGTGGGGGTACGCGCATCACGATTACTAAGTGGAAATGA
- a CDS encoding ATP-binding SpoIIE family protein phosphatase, which produces MSDMIFPITEDSQVGEVRRIATVVAEELGFNDTQCGKVAIVVTEVAKNLVKHATEGQLLLRSLHSQNLSGLEILGLDKGLGMEDVQKCLEDGFSTAGTPGNGLGAISRLSSFFDIYSVPQLGTVLLSRLWSKDLPLAKSNSSLEVGAICVPIASEQVCGDAWSIYESPTKSVILVADGLGHGLGAAEASSKAVEIFQNYAHLSPKEIIEHCHGALRSTRGAAIAIAEINFDQQTVRFAGVGNISAAIITSLESRSMVSYNGIVGHQLLKLQEFSYPWSSQALLVMHSDGLATQWRLNRYINLVGKHPSLIAGVLYRDFKRGRDDVTVLVARENFEN; this is translated from the coding sequence ATGTCAGATATGATCTTTCCGATTACGGAGGATAGTCAAGTTGGAGAAGTGCGACGAATTGCTACCGTAGTAGCTGAGGAACTTGGCTTTAATGATACCCAGTGCGGAAAGGTCGCTATTGTTGTTACTGAAGTTGCTAAAAATTTAGTTAAGCACGCTACTGAAGGTCAATTGCTCTTGCGCTCTTTACATTCCCAAAATCTTTCTGGGCTGGAAATTTTGGGTTTGGATAAAGGGTTAGGGATGGAGGATGTTCAAAAGTGCTTAGAAGACGGATTTTCTACAGCCGGGACTCCAGGCAATGGTTTAGGTGCTATTAGCCGTCTATCTAGTTTTTTTGATATTTATTCGGTTCCCCAATTAGGTACAGTTTTATTAAGTCGGCTATGGTCTAAGGATTTGCCGCTTGCTAAGTCGAATAGTTCTCTAGAAGTTGGTGCGATTTGTGTGCCGATCGCATCTGAACAAGTTTGTGGTGATGCTTGGTCAATATACGAAAGTCCTACTAAAAGTGTAATTTTAGTGGCAGATGGTTTGGGCCACGGGCTTGGCGCGGCTGAGGCATCATCAAAAGCGGTAGAAATTTTTCAAAATTATGCTCATCTTAGCCCGAAAGAGATTATTGAACATTGTCACGGTGCTTTGCGGAGTACAAGGGGTGCGGCGATCGCGATCGCAGAAATCAATTTTGACCAACAAACAGTGCGTTTCGCTGGGGTAGGTAATATTTCGGCTGCAATTATTACTTCTCTAGAAAGCCGCAGCATGGTTTCTTACAATGGTATTGTTGGTCATCAATTATTAAAACTTCAGGAATTTAGTTATCCTTGGTCTTCACAAGCACTGCTAGTGATGCACTCTGATGGGTTAGCTACGCAATGGCGCTTGAACCGTTATATTAATCTTGTAGGCAAACATCCTAGTTTGATTGCAGGAGTTTTATATCGAGATTTTAAACGAGGTCGTGATGATGTAACAGTGCTGGTTGCTAGAGAAAATTTTGAGAATTAA
- a CDS encoding ATP-binding protein — protein sequence MTKIISLDLSLESDIVMARQRTRQLAELLGFKVYEQTSLATAVSEIARNAFQYAGGGKVEFLVQGSPQIFLIRISDRGKGIDNIEAILNGNYTSKTGMGLGMIGAKRLTDHFHIESVPGQGTTVILGKQLPPQTPIVQGQYLAKISQKLAQRNSSSLFEEMQRQNQELLNTLEEVRAKQSELEQLNKELEETNRGVVALYAELDDKAEYLQRGSKLKSHFLADMSHEFRTPLNSILSLSGLLLDYTDGDLSPEQEKQVNFIRKSAEVLSELVNNLLDIAKIEAGKIVVNPTEFSIDDVFSALRGMFRPLITSDNISLVFEDPIDISKFYTDEGKVSQILRNFISNAVKFTEQGEVRVSAKLGSNNNVIFSISDTGLGIAPEDQQRIFEQFIQIESPAQNRVKGTGLGLPLCLKLAELLGGSVSVQSELGVGSTFFATIPLQYSQPKEEVIVSEMSWMIDPNRYPVLVVEDNLETLFIYEKYLENSPFQVIPARTLQEARKALWEVRPRVIILDLLLEIENTWSFIAEIKENSFTQHIPVIVVTVIDNRQKAIALGADDFCVKPVEKNGC from the coding sequence ATGACTAAGATTATTTCTTTGGATTTAAGTTTAGAATCTGACATTGTAATGGCGCGTCAGAGAACACGCCAACTAGCAGAGTTACTAGGTTTTAAAGTATATGAGCAAACCAGCCTTGCTACTGCTGTTTCAGAAATTGCCCGTAATGCTTTTCAATATGCTGGGGGTGGCAAAGTAGAGTTTTTAGTGCAGGGATCGCCCCAAATTTTTTTAATTCGGATTAGCGATCGCGGTAAAGGAATTGATAATATTGAAGCCATCTTAAATGGTAATTATACCTCTAAAACCGGAATGGGTTTAGGTATGATTGGCGCGAAACGGCTAACAGATCATTTTCATATTGAATCTGTTCCAGGTCAAGGCACTACGGTTATATTAGGCAAACAGTTACCACCGCAAACCCCAATAGTTCAAGGGCAATATCTCGCCAAAATTTCCCAAAAGTTAGCGCAGCGAAACTCATCTAGTTTATTTGAAGAAATGCAGCGCCAAAATCAAGAACTTTTAAATACTTTAGAAGAAGTTAGAGCCAAACAATCTGAATTAGAACAATTAAATAAAGAGTTAGAAGAAACTAATCGTGGTGTTGTAGCACTTTATGCGGAATTAGATGATAAGGCAGAGTATTTGCAGCGAGGTTCTAAGCTAAAATCTCACTTTCTTGCCGATATGAGCCATGAGTTTCGTACTCCTCTTAATTCGATTTTGAGTTTATCTGGATTACTATTAGATTATACAGACGGTGATTTAAGTCCAGAACAAGAAAAACAGGTAAATTTCATCCGCAAGTCAGCAGAGGTATTATCAGAATTAGTTAACAATTTGTTAGATATAGCAAAAATAGAAGCGGGAAAAATAGTTGTTAACCCTACGGAATTCAGTATTGATGATGTCTTCAGTGCCTTGAGAGGAATGTTTAGACCGCTAATTACCTCTGATAATATTTCTTTAGTATTTGAAGACCCGATAGATATTTCTAAATTTTATACGGATGAAGGCAAAGTTTCCCAAATTTTAAGAAACTTTATTTCTAATGCTGTCAAGTTTACTGAACAAGGAGAAGTGCGTGTCAGTGCGAAGTTAGGCTCAAACAATAATGTTATATTTTCTATATCCGACACCGGGTTAGGAATTGCCCCAGAAGATCAACAGCGCATTTTTGAACAGTTTATTCAAATAGAAAGCCCAGCACAAAATAGAGTAAAAGGTACAGGTTTAGGATTGCCTCTTTGCTTAAAATTAGCTGAATTATTAGGAGGAAGTGTTTCTGTTCAAAGTGAGTTAGGAGTTGGCTCAACTTTTTTTGCGACTATTCCACTACAATACTCTCAGCCAAAAGAAGAGGTAATAGTTTCAGAAATGAGTTGGATGATTGATCCTAATCGCTATCCTGTACTGGTTGTTGAAGATAATTTAGAAACTTTGTTTATTTATGAAAAATATTTAGAAAATTCGCCTTTTCAAGTAATTCCGGCACGCACTTTACAAGAAGCACGGAAAGCTTTATGGGAAGTTAGACCAAGAGTTATTATTTTAGATTTATTGTTAGAGATAGAAAATACTTGGAGTTTTATTGCGGAAATTAAGGAAAATTCCTTTACTCAACATATTCCAGTAATTGTAGTAACTGTAATTGATAATCGTCAAAAGGCGATCGCATTAGGGGCAGATGATTTTTGTGTGAAACCAGTAGAAAAAAATGGTTGTTAG
- a CDS encoding response regulator yields MLEKLTALIEQKPLEKILIIDDDPTARYLLKTLLLNKGHTIVEATSGEEGIRKVYEEKPQLIFLDIVMPNLNGFQVIEYLKSDPATKDIPVVINTSKILEQSEKEYLESRALTIIAKYYSSTDMMNNIIDETLRKVCL; encoded by the coding sequence TTGTTAGAAAAACTTACAGCACTGATAGAGCAAAAGCCTCTCGAAAAAATCTTAATTATTGATGATGATCCTACTGCGCGGTATTTGCTTAAAACACTTCTGCTCAATAAAGGTCATACTATTGTTGAAGCTACATCTGGAGAGGAGGGCATTCGCAAAGTATATGAAGAAAAACCTCAATTAATTTTTTTAGATATAGTTATGCCAAATCTCAATGGTTTTCAAGTTATAGAATATCTCAAATCCGATCCAGCAACTAAAGATATTCCTGTAGTTATTAATACATCAAAAATATTAGAACAATCTGAAAAAGAATATTTAGAAAGTCGAGCATTAACAATCATTGCTAAATACTATTCTTCTACAGATATGATGAATAATATAATAGACGAAACGCTAAGAAAGGTTTGTCTGTAG